AAGTTTAAGTGAAGAAACTGTTCCCGCAGTGACAAATGTTGTATTACCAACGAACCATACATAAGGCACGTGCTTATGTCCTGATAATACGATATCTGCCCCTCCATCAATTATAGATTTTAGAATGTCACCAGCATCAGTCAATATATTTCTTTCACGTCCTGTTTTGGGAACAGGAATTATATGATGATGAAGGGCTATTATTTTATATAAATTATTTTCTCCAGCATTTTTAAGTTCCGCTTCCATTGAAGCTTGCTGTGACCTACCTATTTTCCCATAATCTATATCTGGCTCGCTGCTATCTAACCCTATAGCGCTAATTTCAGGAGTTTTAACATTTAGAGTACCACAATACTTCTTTATAAGTTCCTCAAAACACTCGTTTCCGATATGCCGTGCATCGTGATTTCCAGGAACTACAAGTAGTGGACTTTCAAAAAGTTCCATGAACTCTGCTGCTCTTTCAAATTCTGCATAATAACCATTGTTGGTTATATCTCCAGTTACAATCACTAAATTTGGATTAAGGTCATTAACTTTATTTATGGCCCGAAGTAAAAGCTCCTCTTTGAAATTGATTGCACCGATATGCATATCTGATAGGTGAGCAATAAATGCCATCTAACTTAACCTCATAATTGCTTCTGCAAGATCTCCATTTGTATCTTTTAATGCTTTAATAGCATCTTCTTTACTTGCACCTGTTTGAGCAGATACAAGCTCTACATCTTCATCAGGAATTTCTAATTCTATTTCTAATTTTTTCTCTTTAGGTTTACCAGTTATCTGGTATGTTTTCTGCCCCATAAAATCCATTATATTTATTTTTGGATTTTTTATCACTACTTCTTTATCTTTAAACTTTATTATGACTTCTGTGGCACCTTTGACATCCTTCATGTCCATGCCCATTTGTTTCATAGCTCTTTGCATTTGTTTAAGTTGTTTTGGGTTCATCCCTGCACCCGGTATCATAATTTACCTCCTTTTCTTGTCTTTACAGCTTGACCAGTTTTTAAATCTTTTATTTCATGAGCGTTTAAAATTGACTTACCAAAAGCCAGTAAATCATCATTTTCATTTACAATTAATACTTCTTCATTCGCCCTAATATTTATATCAATGTCTATAACGAATTTAGCAAATATACTTTTTCCTTCTCTTGCAAATGGTTCAGCATCACTGTTTACAACCACTCTACTTTTAGGGTATTCAAGAAACT
The Methanobacterium bryantii genome window above contains:
- a CDS encoding metallophosphoesterase family protein gives rise to the protein MAFIAHLSDMHIGAINFKEELLLRAINKVNDLNPNLVIVTGDITNNGYYAEFERAAEFMELFESPLLVVPGNHDARHIGNECFEELIKKYCGTLNVKTPEISAIGLDSSEPDIDYGKIGRSQQASMEAELKNAGENNLYKIIALHHHIIPVPKTGRERNILTDAGDILKSIIDGGADIVLSGHKHVPYVWFVGNTTFVTAGTVSSLKLRGKDVCSFNTIDIKPDTVEVVLNQADGKSKCLAKFENRCKVID
- a CDS encoding nascent polypeptide-associated complex protein — protein: MIPGAGMNPKQLKQMQRAMKQMGMDMKDVKGATEVIIKFKDKEVVIKNPKINIMDFMGQKTYQITGKPKEKKLEIELEIPDEDVELVSAQTGASKEDAIKALKDTNGDLAEAIMRLS